CAATACCCAGCTTGGCGATCGAGTTGACGAAAGGTTCGCTTCTGATCGAAAGGAAAAGTACAGCAAGGCTTGAAACTATCCCGATATTGCCGAGAAGCATCAAAGCCTTGACTACCTTTCTTCTCTGGCTGTGATTGACGATATTTTCAGCTTCTGATGTTGTAAAACCGGTTCCGGTAAAGGCTGAAAGTGCCTGAAAAGCCGCTGTTTCTTTGTCGAGCCCCGTCATCCTCAGAGATATGGCTCCGACCTTGATGATCAGCGCTGATAAGAAAATCACGATGACAAGAACGAAAATACTCACAGACTCTCCTTCCCCTTACTGTAAGGATTTCCACCAGTCTATTCGGATATCGCCACATAGAAGTAGTTGCCACTCCTGTAAACGAGGAGAAGGACTTTGTCTCTTCTCGTCGAATCGAGCACATCCCTGAAATCGGATATATCCGTAATTCGTTTTCTATTCACTTCGACCAGGACGTCCCCCCTGTTCAGGCCCGCCTTTTCCGCGGATGTACTCCTGTCGACCTGTGTGATGATCACTCCCTTCACCCTCGATGGGATGTTGAGCGCCTGTCGATGATCGTCGGCCAGCGTCTCAAGGCCGACACCGAGGAACACAGGGTTCCTCTCCTCAATATCCTTTTCATCAGCAGCAGGTTCATCGGCGGGATGCTCTCCCATCCTTATCTCGATTTCCTTGTTCTTCCCGTTACGGATGATCTCTACCTTGACCTTGACGCCCGGCCCGGCTTCTGCGGCATACCGTCTGAATTCGTCACTGGTCCTGATCTTCCTGCCATTAAACCTGATGACTACGTCGCCCCTTTTCAGCCCTGCCTTGTCTGCGGGGCTGTCTTCAGCCACATGGGATAACAGTACGCCATTTGCATCCTCAAGACCAAAAAAATCTTTCATGTCAGGATTGACATCCTGAGGCACAACGCCGACATATCCCCTTATGACACGTCCATGCTCGATGATACTCTCCATAATCTGTCGGGCGAGTTCGATCGGTATGGCGAATCCGATGCCCTGGTTCCCACCCGACCTCGAATATATGGCCGTATTGATACCTACGAGCTCACCTCTGGTGTTTATAAGAGCGCCACCGGAGTTGCCCGGATTTATTGCGGCATCGGTCTGGATGAAATCCTCGTAATCAACGAGGTTCAGTGATCTTCCGAGTGCACTGACGATCCCTCTCGTAACGGTCTGTCCGACCGCGTAAGGATAACCGATCGCCAGGACTGTCTGCCCCAGCCTGAGATCTTCAGAACTACCGAGGGAAACGACCGGCAATCCTTCTGAATCTATCTTCAGGACTGCGATATCGCTTCTCGGATCCGTCCCGACTACTGTCGCGTCGAATTGTCTCTTGTCCGGAAGGATCACCTCTATCTCCTCGGTATTCTGAACGAGATGATTGTTTGTCAGGATATATCCATCCTCACCGACTATGACACCCGATCCAAGATATTTCTGTTCCCTTTCCCTGGGCATATTATAGTGTTTGAAAAAATCTTCGAAAAACCTGCGGAACCTTGGGTCCCGTAACATGGGAGAATCTGCCTGCTCCCTCTGTTTGATGATTGCTTTAGACTGTATATATACCACAGCCGGGACTACTTTTTCGACTACATCGGGAAGCGACCCTCCCGTTTCCTGTGACTGTGCCATTGCAGTGCCGGGAAAAGATATATCCCGCCTATTCCCCGAAAACATCCCTTCGACCAGCATGCCGGAGAAAAAGACACAGGAGAACAACAACGCTGCCGATAACCATTTTACTTTACCGATGATGCTTCTCATCTTGCACCTCCTGTCTGAAAGTTTTGATTCTTTCTGCTATAACAGCACACTTTTTATAAAGTTCCAGTCTCAATGACAGTAAATCATATTTTCAGTAAAGATTCCCCATAAAACTATCGAATATAGATTATAGGCTGTAATTCTCTGATCCTGATAATTGCTGACCTGCCAAAGGGAGCTGGAACATGGATAACTATCCGGGTAGTGGCTATAAAAGGCTAATGGAACTTGGCATGAGGATCTTTGATATATCCGCCAGCATGATCGCGATACTGGTACTCTGGCCTCTACTCCTGGCTGTCATGTGCGCGATTAGACTCGAAGACGGAGGACCTGTCTTTTTCATCCAGGAAAGAGCCGGGTTCCATGGAATAACATTCAAGATATTCAAATTCCGCTCCATGGTCACCGATGCCGAACAGAAGGGCACAGGCCTTTTCGTGGACGGAGAAAACGATCCACGAATAACCAGGACAGGAAGGATTCTAAGAAGGACAAGCCTGGACGAACTCCCTCAGTTGATCAATATACTCAAAGGTGAGATGAGTATCGTCGGCCCCAGGCCTGGCCTGCCTTCCCACATCGAGGAATATACTCGAAAGCAGATGAGAAGACTTGAAGTAAAGCCCGGCCTGACAGGATGGGCTCAGATCAACGGTCGCAATTCACTGACATGGCCGGAGAGAATAGAACTGGACATCTGGTATATCGACCGCAGATCGATGCGGTTGAATATGGTCATCATCCTCGGAACCATTCCAGCGCTACTTGGAGGTGGACATTACGCCAGGGCTTCTAATTTCTCTTTTGATGATTCCGGGGATACCGGAGAAAAACTGCCAGCAGATAACACTGCTGAAGACGTTTACCACGAGGCAGTCTCTTCTCGTTAGAAGCTAGAACCTGATCTCAAATCCGTCACACTTCTGTTCTGGAATATATTCGACCCGGATATCGTCGATTCTCGAAGATACAGGACCTTTTCCAAGCCGGTGAACGAATTCACCCAGATCATCTTCACTTCCCTGGACTTCAACCTCGACCGCGCCATCTGGCAGATTGCGGACATGACCATCCAGTTTGAGCTGCTTTGCCACACTCCGCGCAAAAAACCTGAATCCGACTCCCTGGACTATTCCGGATACTGTCAATCGCATCCTCGACATGACCTGCCTCCATCAGTCAACACCAGAAAAGAGAATAACGCTGAAAACGGTGCCCGTACCAGTAAAAACTGTTTATTTCACTCCCTGATTATGGTATAATGCCTTGATCGACTTACTGCAACCAGTGCAGATTTGCAACCTTAGCAGCAAGA
The DNA window shown above is from Candidatus Latescibacterota bacterium and carries:
- a CDS encoding Do family serine endopeptidase — encoded protein: MRSIIGKVKWLSAALLFSCVFFSGMLVEGMFSGNRRDISFPGTAMAQSQETGGSLPDVVEKVVPAVVYIQSKAIIKQREQADSPMLRDPRFRRFFEDFFKHYNMPREREQKYLGSGVIVGEDGYILTNNHLVQNTEEIEVILPDKRQFDATVVGTDPRSDIAVLKIDSEGLPVVSLGSSEDLRLGQTVLAIGYPYAVGQTVTRGIVSALGRSLNLVDYEDFIQTDAAINPGNSGGALINTRGELVGINTAIYSRSGGNQGIGFAIPIELARQIMESIIEHGRVIRGYVGVVPQDVNPDMKDFFGLEDANGVLLSHVAEDSPADKAGLKRGDVVIRFNGRKIRTSDEFRRYAAEAGPGVKVKVEIIRNGKNKEIEIRMGEHPADEPAADEKDIEERNPVFLGVGLETLADDHRQALNIPSRVKGVIITQVDRSTSAEKAGLNRGDVLVEVNRKRITDISDFRDVLDSTRRDKVLLLVYRSGNYFYVAISE
- a CDS encoding acylphosphatase codes for the protein MSRMRLTVSGIVQGVGFRFFARSVAKQLKLDGHVRNLPDGAVEVEVQGSEDDLGEFVHRLGKGPVSSRIDDIRVEYIPEQKCDGFEIRF
- a CDS encoding sugar transferase, which produces MDNYPGSGYKRLMELGMRIFDISASMIAILVLWPLLLAVMCAIRLEDGGPVFFIQERAGFHGITFKIFKFRSMVTDAEQKGTGLFVDGENDPRITRTGRILRRTSLDELPQLINILKGEMSIVGPRPGLPSHIEEYTRKQMRRLEVKPGLTGWAQINGRNSLTWPERIELDIWYIDRRSMRLNMVIILGTIPALLGGGHYARASNFSFDDSGDTGEKLPADNTAEDVYHEAVSSR